One stretch of Thermoleophilaceae bacterium DNA includes these proteins:
- a CDS encoding HAD-IC family P-type ATPase — protein sequence MASAVQAPSQQRPAERWYALSGEEAAQRLGVDPTAGLSSTQAADLLGQHGPNALPEEPPVPGWQRFLQQYRSYMQMILVGAAIVSLVIKEWSTAALLVAITVVNAIVALRQEGKAESAMNALKSMVKTSARVRRDGEEAEIPAEDVVVGDILVIAAGDDVAADGRILEASSLEIDESALTGESTPVAKQATELDDAELNAGDQINMAFMHTPVTHGSGLVVVTATGADTEVGKIAGMLATTEKEQTPLTKQLNTLTLWIAAAAGLTMVVMFVLGLQRDQSADALFTAAVALAIASIPEAMPTVLQVILSLGAADLAQQGAVVKDLTSVETLGSTSAINSDKTGTLTLNQVTAVEVLDPTDRYTVSGSGYALEGRVHHAVGNTDTIDAAIVPYVVASDAKLVGGKVVGDPTEGALLVLAHKAGLDIDATRERFERVATLPFDPTYKLMATFNTAHDAAGNVVVRCHVKGAAPAVMGRATTALAGGESIPWDEDLMKRAEENVARMGGDGLRVMAAAYRDLEPSSFDPNGDLLSYVTELEMTSLVGMVDPAREESKPAVQNAQSAHIRVRMVTGDDVVTGAAIAKQLGIDGEAILGADFAAMDEQERLDRIDAIGVVGRVAPEHKVMLVDTLKQKGHVVAMTGDGVNDAPAIKAAHIGIAMGSGTEVAKNAGRMILSDDNFATIVHAVEQGRKLYDNLTKYIRFVLITLVAFVLTFLGATLLNIAAGQPFTSPQVLWIHFLVSAPFGVALGLDKQTPGLMRLRPRPRDESIMTVPLKLTAGLAGLYMAIVLDALIAFGKSHYGSVAIGSSIGLTAFALMVIVAAYECRSATLSTLTQDTFDNRMLNLTALAEFILAVMVTQMDAFNRLLDTRPLTAGQFGLALAAAALMFVLWEIAKRVARDRTA from the coding sequence GTGGCTTCCGCCGTACAGGCGCCCTCGCAGCAGCGCCCCGCTGAGCGCTGGTACGCCCTCTCGGGCGAGGAGGCGGCGCAGCGCCTGGGCGTGGACCCCACCGCGGGCCTCTCCTCGACCCAGGCTGCCGATCTCCTCGGCCAGCACGGGCCGAACGCGCTGCCGGAGGAACCGCCGGTGCCGGGCTGGCAGCGCTTCCTGCAGCAGTACCGCAGCTACATGCAGATGATCCTCGTGGGCGCGGCGATCGTGTCGCTGGTGATCAAGGAGTGGAGCACGGCCGCGTTGCTCGTGGCGATCACCGTGGTGAACGCGATCGTGGCGCTGCGCCAGGAGGGCAAGGCGGAGAGCGCGATGAACGCGCTCAAGTCGATGGTGAAGACGAGCGCCCGCGTGCGCCGCGATGGCGAGGAGGCGGAAATCCCGGCCGAGGACGTGGTGGTGGGCGACATCCTCGTGATCGCGGCCGGCGACGACGTGGCCGCCGACGGCCGGATCCTCGAGGCGAGCTCGCTCGAGATCGACGAGTCGGCGCTCACGGGCGAGAGCACGCCGGTGGCGAAGCAGGCGACGGAGCTCGACGACGCCGAGCTGAACGCGGGCGACCAGATCAACATGGCCTTCATGCACACGCCGGTGACCCACGGCAGTGGGCTCGTGGTGGTCACGGCCACGGGCGCGGACACCGAGGTGGGAAAGATCGCCGGCATGCTCGCCACCACGGAGAAGGAGCAGACGCCGCTCACCAAGCAGCTCAACACGCTCACGCTGTGGATAGCGGCCGCCGCGGGGCTGACGATGGTGGTCATGTTCGTGCTCGGCCTCCAGCGCGACCAGTCCGCGGACGCGCTGTTCACCGCCGCCGTGGCCCTCGCGATCGCGTCCATCCCCGAAGCGATGCCCACGGTGCTCCAGGTGATCCTTTCCCTGGGTGCGGCAGACCTCGCACAGCAGGGCGCGGTGGTGAAGGACCTCACCTCCGTGGAGACGCTCGGCTCGACCTCGGCCATCAACTCGGACAAGACGGGCACGCTCACGCTCAACCAGGTGACGGCGGTGGAGGTGCTCGACCCCACCGACCGCTACACGGTCTCGGGCAGCGGATATGCGCTCGAGGGCAGGGTGCATCACGCGGTGGGCAACACGGACACGATCGACGCCGCGATCGTCCCCTATGTGGTGGCGAGCGATGCGAAGCTGGTGGGCGGCAAGGTGGTGGGCGATCCCACGGAGGGCGCGCTGCTCGTGCTCGCCCACAAGGCGGGACTCGACATCGACGCCACGCGCGAGCGCTTCGAGCGCGTCGCCACTCTGCCGTTCGACCCCACCTACAAGCTCATGGCCACCTTCAACACGGCGCACGACGCGGCCGGCAACGTGGTGGTGCGCTGCCATGTGAAGGGTGCCGCGCCCGCCGTGATGGGCCGCGCCACCACCGCGCTTGCGGGCGGCGAGAGCATTCCGTGGGACGAGGACCTCATGAAGCGCGCGGAGGAGAACGTGGCGCGAATGGGGGGCGACGGCCTCCGCGTGATGGCGGCCGCCTACCGCGACCTCGAGCCGTCCTCGTTCGATCCGAACGGCGACCTCCTGTCGTACGTGACCGAGCTCGAGATGACGAGCCTCGTGGGCATGGTCGATCCGGCGCGCGAGGAGTCCAAGCCGGCGGTGCAGAACGCGCAGAGCGCGCACATCCGCGTGCGCATGGTCACGGGCGACGACGTGGTGACGGGCGCGGCGATCGCCAAGCAGCTCGGGATCGACGGCGAGGCGATCCTCGGCGCCGACTTCGCCGCGATGGACGAGCAGGAGCGGCTCGACCGGATCGACGCCATCGGCGTGGTGGGACGCGTGGCCCCCGAGCACAAGGTGATGCTCGTGGACACCCTCAAGCAGAAGGGCCACGTGGTGGCGATGACGGGCGACGGCGTGAACGACGCGCCCGCGATCAAGGCCGCGCACATCGGCATCGCGATGGGCAGCGGCACCGAGGTGGCGAAGAACGCCGGACGGATGATCCTCTCGGACGACAACTTCGCCACGATCGTGCACGCCGTGGAGCAGGGCCGTAAGCTCTACGACAACCTCACGAAGTACATCCGCTTCGTGCTGATCACGCTCGTGGCGTTCGTGCTCACGTTCCTCGGGGCCACGCTGCTGAACATCGCGGCGGGGCAGCCGTTCACGTCGCCCCAGGTGCTGTGGATCCACTTCCTCGTGAGCGCGCCGTTCGGAGTCGCGCTCGGACTTGACAAGCAGACCCCGGGCCTGATGCGGTTGCGTCCCCGTCCCCGTGACGAATCGATCATGACCGTGCCGCTCAAGCTCACCGCCGGTCTGGCGGGCCTCTACATGGCGATCGTGCTCGACGCCCTCATCGCGTTCGGCAAGTCGCACTACGGCAGCGTGGCGATCGGCTCCTCGATCGGGCTCACCGCGTTCGCGCTGATGGTGATCGTGGCCGCCTACGAGTGCCGCAGCGCCACCCTCTCCACGCTCACGCAGGACACGTTCGACAACAGGATGCTCAACCTCACCGCGCTCGCCGAGTTCATCCTCGCCGTGATGGTCACCCAGATGGACGCCTTCAACCGGCTGCTCGACACGCGACCGCTCACCGCCGGGCAGTTCGGCCTCGCGCTGGCGGCGGCTGCGCTCATGTTCGTGCTCTGGGAGATCGCCAAGCGCGTGGCGCGAGACAGGACGGCGTGA
- a CDS encoding polyphosphate kinase 2 family protein codes for MADNAQRKRIAEAIEPLRVKPGSKVDLEKDFDPRFKAGARKKTEGREMLAEGVRLLTEYQAKLAAQDTWGVLVVLQALDAAGKDGTIKHVLSGVNPQGVAVHSFKVPSAEELDHDFLWRYSQRVPQRGQIGIFNRSHYEEVLVVRVHPENLDRQQLPAETLKGDVWKRRYEVINDWERYLTENGIRVVKLLLNMSKEEQRRRLLRRIDLPTHNWKFSAADVRERELWDDYQKAFSRMLSHTSTEWAPWYVIPADRKWYARLAAAAVIVDALMKIDPRFPEVSEEQRRQLLDIKKQLEEAAPKGAARDPFEEEQREKAAAASSDGAGAE; via the coding sequence CAGAGGAAGCGCATTGCCGAGGCCATCGAGCCGCTGCGCGTGAAGCCCGGCTCGAAGGTCGATCTCGAGAAGGACTTCGACCCGCGCTTCAAGGCGGGCGCCCGCAAGAAGACCGAGGGCAGGGAGATGCTCGCCGAGGGTGTCCGGCTTCTCACCGAGTACCAGGCGAAGCTGGCGGCGCAGGACACGTGGGGCGTGCTCGTGGTGCTGCAGGCGCTCGACGCCGCGGGCAAGGACGGCACGATCAAGCACGTGTTGAGCGGCGTGAACCCGCAGGGTGTGGCCGTCCACAGCTTCAAGGTCCCGTCCGCCGAGGAGCTCGACCACGACTTCCTCTGGCGCTACTCCCAGCGCGTGCCGCAGCGCGGCCAGATCGGGATCTTCAACCGCTCCCACTACGAAGAGGTGCTGGTGGTGCGCGTGCACCCCGAGAACCTCGACCGCCAGCAGCTCCCCGCCGAGACGCTGAAGGGCGATGTGTGGAAGCGCCGCTACGAGGTGATCAACGACTGGGAGCGCTACCTCACCGAGAACGGCATCCGCGTTGTGAAGCTGCTGCTCAACATGTCGAAGGAGGAGCAGCGGCGGCGTCTGCTGCGGCGGATCGATCTCCCCACGCACAACTGGAAGTTCTCGGCGGCCGACGTGCGCGAGCGCGAGCTCTGGGACGACTACCAGAAGGCATTCTCCCGGATGCTCTCGCACACGAGCACCGAGTGGGCTCCCTGGTACGTGATCCCGGCCGACCGCAAGTGGTACGCGCGGCTCGCGGCGGCGGCGGTGATCGTGGACGCACTGATGAAGATCGACCCTCGCTTCCCCGAGGTGAGCGAAGAGCAGCGGCGGCAGCTGCTCGACATCAAGAAGCAGCTCGAGGAGGCCGCTCCGAAGGGCGCTGCGCGCGACCCGTTCGAGGAGGAGCAGCGGGAGAAGGCCGCGGCCGCATCGAGCGACGGCGCGGGCGCGGAGTGA